Proteins encoded together in one candidate division WOR-3 bacterium window:
- the sppA gene encoding signal peptide peptidase SppA: protein MLGTIVLAWILTVTPEMPLSIAHTDDGLAIFANPAGLGTERGFEFYYLYDFQPQAFLSNNSFALRIGTLGVFLEPEPLRYGLALGAKQDNLLAGVRLVRDSLTHWDIGAMVRFGKWVSLGGVWQDLNHKGGRLGAGAAVRPFGSRFTIFSESYFNPFQPFAGFEVEPVSGLKFKIRAKLGTGEDFGFLAGLTLSLGRFGVGVLGSPKPQRVAGEVRISQDLYRSILPPRKRFLEWRLSEHVADQKPGFSLMGAGKVRTTYALLDLVKRAKDDRVLTGMVLRLEGENLSFAQAQELRQALADFRAAGKKVWVYAPSLGMIGYYLASAADKVIVHPMGDVVIPGVSVQAQFIKGALDKLGIKTETYRFGKYKSAVEMFTEETLSVYNREQLQALVDGIYEDFIQTVSAGRSLDTKTMESLVGRALFRADEAKALGLVDTLCYEDELDSLIRLAFKGRQKIDEKFLQRAEIVQDQWGEPAQIAVIYITGSIVRGESRTNFLTGEQEVGSTTVCRAIKQAGKDKKVKGVVLRVDSPGGDGFASDLIWRELELVKKKKPVVVSMGTLAASGGYYVSCNADKIFALPGTITGSIGVFNLRLITEGFYNKLGIRRQTVKRGEHADLLSDIREATPEEDSIIQSQIDWFYNQFITKVAKGRGLTLEGVDSVAQGRVWLAKDARRFGLVDSLGGLIEAIEFCREKAKLGRDYRLEFYPKRRFGLGSLLEQRFEQLLFDVMGR, encoded by the coding sequence ATGTTGGGAACAATAGTTCTTGCCTGGATTCTAACGGTGACACCCGAGATGCCTCTGAGTATTGCTCACACCGATGACGGTTTAGCGATTTTTGCCAATCCGGCTGGTTTAGGAACCGAGCGCGGATTTGAGTTTTACTATCTTTACGACTTTCAACCCCAGGCGTTTTTGTCCAACAACAGTTTCGCCCTGCGTATCGGTACTCTGGGTGTTTTCCTTGAGCCGGAGCCACTCCGCTATGGTTTGGCGCTGGGCGCAAAGCAGGACAATTTGCTTGCCGGTGTGCGGCTGGTACGGGATTCACTTACCCACTGGGATATCGGTGCCATGGTGCGGTTCGGAAAATGGGTTTCGCTCGGCGGTGTGTGGCAGGATTTGAATCACAAGGGTGGCAGGCTCGGTGCGGGTGCTGCGGTAAGGCCATTTGGTTCCCGTTTCACAATTTTCAGCGAATCGTATTTTAACCCGTTCCAGCCGTTTGCGGGCTTTGAGGTTGAACCCGTTTCCGGTTTGAAGTTTAAAATCAGGGCAAAACTGGGAACCGGAGAAGATTTTGGATTTCTTGCCGGGTTGACTTTGAGTCTGGGCAGGTTTGGTGTGGGAGTTTTAGGGTCTCCAAAGCCACAGCGAGTCGCCGGCGAGGTGCGTATCAGTCAGGATTTGTACCGGTCAATTTTACCTCCCAGAAAGCGCTTTCTTGAATGGCGGTTAAGCGAACATGTTGCTGACCAGAAGCCGGGTTTCAGTTTAATGGGAGCAGGGAAGGTCCGAACAACCTACGCGCTGCTTGATTTGGTAAAGCGGGCAAAAGATGACCGTGTCCTGACCGGAATGGTTTTGCGACTGGAAGGCGAAAATTTAAGTTTTGCCCAGGCTCAGGAGTTGCGTCAGGCGTTAGCGGATTTCCGTGCCGCGGGTAAAAAAGTGTGGGTTTATGCGCCATCGCTGGGGATGATTGGCTACTACCTTGCTTCTGCGGCCGATAAGGTGATTGTCCATCCAATGGGCGATGTGGTAATACCCGGGGTATCGGTTCAAGCCCAGTTTATCAAGGGGGCACTGGATAAGTTGGGAATCAAGACCGAAACCTACCGTTTTGGTAAGTATAAAAGTGCGGTTGAGATGTTTACCGAGGAGACACTTTCGGTTTACAATCGGGAGCAGTTGCAGGCGCTGGTTGACGGAATTTACGAAGATTTTATTCAAACCGTAAGTGCGGGAAGGTCTCTGGACACCAAAACAATGGAAAGCCTGGTGGGGCGGGCGCTTTTCCGTGCCGATGAGGCAAAGGCGCTCGGGCTCGTTGACACCCTCTGTTATGAGGATGAACTGGATTCGCTTATCCGGTTGGCGTTTAAGGGTCGGCAAAAGATTGACGAGAAGTTTTTACAACGGGCAGAAATTGTTCAGGACCAATGGGGAGAGCCAGCGCAAATTGCGGTGATATACATAACCGGTAGTATTGTCCGGGGTGAGTCGCGAACAAATTTTCTTACCGGTGAGCAGGAGGTTGGTTCAACAACAGTCTGCCGGGCGATTAAACAGGCAGGAAAGGATAAGAAGGTAAAAGGAGTTGTTCTTCGGGTTGATTCGCCGGGCGGTGACGGTTTTGCTTCGGATTTAATCTGGCGGGAACTGGAACTCGTAAAGAAGAAAAAACCGGTGGTGGTTTCGATGGGAACGCTGGCGGCATCGGGCGGCTATTATGTCTCCTGTAATGCGGATAAGATTTTTGCCCTGCCGGGCACAATAACCGGTTCAATTGGCGTTTTCAACCTCCGGCTGATTACCGAAGGGTTTTACAATAAACTTGGAATCAGAAGGCAGACGGTCAAGAGGGGTGAGCACGCCGACTTACTTTCGGACATCCGCGAGGCGACACCGGAGGAGGATTCAATTATCCAGAGTCAGATCGACTGGTTTTATAACCAGTTTATCACCAAGGTGGCGAAGGGCAGGGGACTGACACTTGAAGGCGTTGACTCCGTTGCTCAGGGCAGGGTCTGGCTGGCAAAGGATGCCCGAAGGTTCGGACTGGTGGATTCGCTGGGAGGACTTATTGAAGCGATTGAGTTCTGCCGGGAAAAGGCAAAATTGGGTCGCGATTACCGCCTGGAGTTCTATCCGAAAAGGAGATTCGGGCTCGGGTCATTATTGGAGCAGAGGTTTGAGCAGTTACTGTTTGATGTTATGGGACGATGA
- a CDS encoding 4Fe-4S binding protein: MGLKSYQRIGVLRKSDLKARGLIPGIERLKKGPVVIVECVENIPCNPCVDACPRRAITMKGNLTDTPQVDFNRCNGCGMCVARCPGLAIFVVNYNYSLKEATVSLPYELLPRPETGEKVVALNRQGKKVCDGRVVKVLDTRVQNRCAVVTVAVPKRYWNDVRGIALKRR, from the coding sequence ATGGGTTTAAAGAGTTATCAGCGAATCGGAGTATTGCGGAAATCGGACCTCAAGGCACGAGGTTTGATTCCCGGTATCGAAAGGTTGAAAAAGGGACCGGTGGTGATTGTTGAATGTGTAGAAAACATTCCCTGTAACCCTTGCGTTGATGCCTGTCCGCGCCGGGCGATTACAATGAAAGGCAATCTGACCGATACCCCGCAGGTGGATTTTAACCGATGTAACGGCTGCGGAATGTGTGTTGCGCGCTGTCCCGGCCTGGCAATCTTTGTCGTAAATTACAACTACTCCTTGAAAGAGGCGACGGTCAGTCTGCCTTATGAGCTTTTACCCCGGCCTGAAACTGGAGAGAAGGTTGTTGCCCTAAACCGTCAAGGGAAAAAGGTCTGCGATGGCCGGGTTGTGAAGGTGCTGGATACCAGGGTTCAAAATCGGTGTGCCGTGGTTACGGTGGCGGTGCCAAAACGGTACTGGAACGATGTTCGGGGCATCGCCTTGAAACGGAGGTAG